In Toxoplasma gondii ME49 chromosome II, whole genome shotgun sequence, the genomic stretch CACGCGTCGGACGGGTATACCAGACTGGTGGGCATGGACGAGCAGGCGACCCGGGCATCCTTTTTTGTCAACGTGTAGTTGCTTCGCGGTGTCGCTACTTCTGTTCAGCgggcagaggaaagaggggaTGTGCACGTTTTATTCGTGTTTCGCAGCTACCACGACcaccgcagcatgcagaggcggcaggtgGTGGGGCTACACACGCTGTTGTATTTTTTTGCCCTGAatcagagacactgtgtgtgctctaggaactaggatgttgttcgcgggttgcagggatgcgagtgcatttgttccggaatatGCGGCATGCTGAGTGTGGCGGAGCCCACGCTTCAGGAGGGTATAACAGACTGGTGGGGATACCGGAACGGGTGAACAAACGGGTGAGGCAGGCTTCATTGTGCTTCATCCCCCAGTCCTCTCGCGGTGTCGCTGCTCCTGTTCAGCGGGCAGAGGTAAGAGGGGATGTGCGCGTTTTATTCGTGTTTCACCGCGACCACGACCAccgccgcatgcagaggcggcaggtgGTGGGGCTACACACGCTGTTGTGTTTGTTGTCCTGAatcagagacactgtgtctgctctaGGAACTGGGATGTTGTTCGCGGGTTGCAGGGATGcgactgcatttgttccggaattCGCGAGATGCTGAGTGTGGCGGAGCCCACGCTTGGGACGGGTATACCAGACTCGTGGGGATAGAGGAACGGGTGAGGCAGGCGTCATTCTGCTTCATCGCCCAGTTCTTCTGCGGTGTCGCTGCATCTGTTCAGCGGGCAGATGTAAGAGAGGGTGTGCGCGTTTTATTCGTGTTTCACCGCGACCACGACCACCGCAGCATACAGAGGCGGCAGGTGTGAGGCTACACACGCGGTTGTAGTTTTTGCCCTGAATCACAGACACTGTGTGTGCTCTAGGAACTGGGATGTTGTTCGCGGGTCGCAGGGATGcgactgcatttgttccggaatatGCGACATGCTGAGTGTGGCGGCGCCCACGCTTGGGACAAGTGTAACAGACTGGCGGGGATACAGAAACGGGTGAGGGAGGCGTCATTGTGCTTCATCGCGTAGTCGTTTCTTggtgtcgctgcttctgttcaGCAGGCAGATGTAAGAGAGGGTGTGCGCGTTTTATTCGTGTTTCACCGCGACCGCGACCACCGCAGcacgcagaggcggcaggtgTGGGGCTACACACGCTGTTGTGTTTGTTGCCCTGAatcagagacactgtgtctgctctaGGAACTAGGATGTTGTTCGCGGGTTGCAGGGATGCGACTGCATTTGTCCCGGAATACCCTACATGCTGAGTGTGGCGGAACCCACGCTTGGGACAAGTGTAACAGACTGGCGGGGATACAGGAGCGGGTGAGGGAGGCTTCATTGTGCTTCATCGCGTAGTCGTTTCTTggtgtcgctgcttctgttcaGCAGGCAGATGTAAGAGAGGGTGTGCGCGTTTTATTCGTGTTTCACCGCGACCGCGACcaccgcagcatgcagaggcggcaggtgTGGGGCTACACACGCTGTTGTGTTTGTTGCCCTGAatcagagacactgtgtctgctctaGGAACTAGGATATTGTTCGCGGGTTGCAGGGATGcgactgcatttgttccggaataCGCGAGATGCTGAGTGTGGCGGAGCCCGCGCTTCGGACGGGTGTAACAGACTGGTGGGCAGGGACGAGCAGGCGACCCGGGCATCCTTTTTCGTCAACGCGTAGTTGTTTCGCGGTGTTGCTGCAACTGCGCAGACGCCGGAGGAGGTAAGAGGGGATGTGCGCGTTTTATTCGTGTTTCACCGCGACCACGACCACCACCACCGCAGcacgcagaggcggcaggtgGTGGGGCTACACACGCTGTTGTGTTTGTTGCCCTGAatcagagacactgtgtctgctctaGGAACTAGGATGTTGTTCGCGGGTTGCAGGGATGCGACTGCATTTGTCCCGGAATACCCTACATGCTGAGTGTGGCGGAACCCACGCTTGGGACAAGTGTAACAGACTGGCGGGGATACAGAAACGGGTGAGGGAGGCGTCATTGTGCTTCATCGCCTAGTCGTTTCTTGGCGTTGTTGCTCCTGTTCAGCAGGCAGATGTACGAGAGGGTGTGCGCGTTTTATTCGTGTTTCACCGCGACCACGACcaccgcagcatgcagaggcggcaggtgGTGGGGCTACACCCGGTGTTGTGTTTTTTGCCCTGAATCACAGacactgtgtctgctctaggaactaggatgttgttcgcgggttgcagggatgcgagtgcatttgttccggaatatGGGAAATGCTGAGTGTGGCGGAGCCCGCGCTTCGGACGGGTGTAACAGACTGGTGGGGATACAGAAACGGGTGAGGGAGGCGTCATTGTGCTTCATCCCCCAGTCCTTCCGCGGCGTCGCTGCATCTGTTCAGCGGGCAGAGGTAAGAGGGGATGTGCGCGTTTTATTCGTGTTTCACCGCGACCACGACcaccgcagcatgcagaggcggcaggtgGTGGGGCTACACACGCTGTTGTGTTCTTGCTCTGAATCAGAGACGCTGTGGCTGCTCTAGGAACTAGGATGTTGTTCGCGTGTTGCAGGGATCcgactgcatttgttccggaatatGCGACATGCTGAGTGTGGCGGAGCCCGCGCTTCGGACGGGTGTAACAGACTGGTGGGCAGGGACGAGCAGGCGACCCGGGCATCCTTTTTTGTCAACGCGTAGTTGTTCCGCGGTGTTGCTGCAACTGCGCAGACGCCGGAGGAGGTAAGAGGGGATGTGAGCGTTTTATTCCTGTTTCACTGCGACCACGACcaccgcagcatgcagaggcggcaggtgGTGGGGCTACACCCGCTGTTGTGTTTTTGCCCTGAATCAGAGGTGTGTGCTCTAGGAACTGGGCTGTTGTTCGCCGGTTGCAGGGATCCGACTGCATTTGTCCCGGAATATGCGACATGCTGAGTGTGGCGGAGCCCGCGCTTCGGACGGGTGTAACAGACTGGTGGGCAGGGACGAGCGGGCGACCCGGGCATCCTTTTTCGTCAACGCGTAGTTGTTTCGCGGTGTTGCTGCAACTGCGCAGACGCCGGAGGAGGTAAGAGGGGATGTGCGTGTTTTATTCGTGTTTCACCGCGACCACGACCATCGCAGCATGCACAGGCGGCAGGTGTGGGGCTACACCCGGTGTTGTGTTTTCTGCCCTGAATAAGAGacactgtgtctgctctaGGAACTGGGATGTTGTTCGCGCGTTGCAGAGATCcgactgcatttgttccggaatatGCGGCATGCTGAGTGTGGCGGAGCCCACGCTTCGGACGGGTGTAACGGACTGGTGGGGATACAGGAGCGGGTGAGGCAGGCTTCGTTGTGCTTCATCGCCTAGTCGTTTCTTGATGTGGCTGCTTCTGTTCAGCAGGAAGAGGTAAGAGAGGGTGTGCGCGTTTTATTCGTGTTTCACCGCGACCACGACcaccgcagcatgcagaagcgGCATGTGGTGGGGCTACACACGCTGTTGTGTTTTTGCCTTGAATCAGAGACACTGCGTCTGCTCTAGGATCTGGGATGTTGTTCGGGGGTTGCAGGGATGcgactgcatttgttccgaAATATGCGTCATGTCGAGTGTGGCGGCGCCGACGCTTCGGACGGGTGTAACAGACTCATGGGGATACAGGAAGGGGTGAAGGAACGGGTGAGGCAGGAATCGTTGACTTTCATCACCCAGTCCTTTCACGGTGTTGCTGCAATTGCGCAGACGCCGGAGGAGGTAAGAGGGGATGTGCGCGTTTTATTCGTGTTTCACCGCGACCACAACcaccgcagcatgcagaggcggcaggtgGTGGGGCTACACCCGCTGTTGTGTTTTTTGCCCTGACTCACAAacactgtgtctgctctaGGAACTAGGATGTTGTTCGGGGGTTGCAGGGATGcgactgcatttgttccgaAATATGCGTCATGTCGAGTGTGGCGGCGCCGACGCTTCGGACGGGTGTAACAGACTCATGGGGATACAGGAAGGGGTGAAGGAACGGGTGAGGCAGGAATCGTTGACTTTCATCACCCAGTCCTTTCACGGTGTTGCTGCAATTGCGCAGACGCCGGAGGAGGTAAGAGGGGATGTGCGCGTTTTATTCGTGTTTCACCGCGACCACAACcaccgcagcatgcagaggcggcaggtgGTGGGGCTACACCCGCTGTTGTGTTTTTTGCCCTGACTCACAAacactgtgtctgctctaGGAACTAGGATGTTGTTCGGGGGTTGCAGGGATGcgactgcatttgttccggaatatGCGACGTGctgcgtgtggcggcggCGCACGTTTCGGCAGGGTATATCAGTCTGGTGGGTATGGAGGAACGGGTCAGACGTGCTTCGCTGTATGTCAGTGCCTAGTGTTTTTGCCGGGCTGTTGCTTTTGTACAGACGGCGGAGGTAAGAGAGGACAAGCGGGCGCGTTTTAAGCGTTCGTGGGAGAGAGTGAGAGTGACGTTTTCTTCATGCATACAAGGAGTAGCGCGAGGCCGATTGGCTCATCGCAGTGTTTTCAGTTGGTGACACGGTTTCATTGGTTGTCTGTGACACGCAGCTATGTGAGCTACTGCGTTGTAAGGACTAGCAGGCAACCGCTTTCAACACTATTTTATGCATCTATCCCCGCATAATTCCACGGGCTAGGAAGCTTCACTTGGCCATGTTTCTCGCAGCGACCCTTGTGCGCTAAAGTACGTTGTTAAACTGTCGGGAAGTTCTCTCACGTGCTGTTGCTGCGCCATGCAAACGTGTCTAGGCACAGGCCAATACTGCCCTGGCCTGCACATGACAGTGAACAAGACCCCTATGGCCACCTTCGGGTATTCCGTGAAAGGCCCCTACCGCTCGGAGCACGTAACAGGAAGTCATCTTCGACGGTCAATTCCATCGTCTGGTGTCCTTGGTTTCGTCGGTGCGTTGAGTCTCGTTGCTGCTAATTGCCTCTTCCGTCTGTTTTGCTTCGCggcctgcgtctctgtggTAAAGCGAAGAGCTGGTGTAGCGAAGCCATGTTCTTAGATGAGTGTTACCATTGATCGCGCTATCTTACATGCGTGTTGCAATAAGTGAGTTTTCTGGAATTCTTTGGTGTCGCTTGTTTTCCGTGTACGAGGTTGTTGCTGTCAATACAATGAAGCGTCGACATGGTTTGCGGTTCCCCGTGGACACACGGGCCAGTGTCACAGGCATCTATTTTCGCCGCAATAAGTCCAATGTAGGACCTGGTGCGTTATATTCGTTGGGGAGTATTCTGGCGGTGAGCGTGGGGGGGTTGTAAGCATGGCCAGACAGGAGGGGCCTCTGAAGCGTCCACCACGATGGCTGTGGGACTATTCACAGGTGCCCGTATCCAAATGCGACCGAATCCGTGATGCGTTGTGTCATATTACGAGGCCTGTGGTCAAGCTATTTGATGTCCTGTCTGTTGAGAGGCTTCTCATAGTGGCGGTTTTTGCGTACGGGATGTTACTTACGTCTCGTGGTGCGTTTCATTTTCTCCACTTGCGCTGACTGCGCCTCGTCACCGGTTTTCCACTGGCGCGCCCAGGCGGTAGGCAGCGGTCCAGTGCCGGTGTATTTAAGCGATGAGGAGTGATAAGGTGGAGCAAGGGTGAGCTACGGAGCGTCTGGGCGTGCTGTGCATACGCATAGCGGACGGACCCAGACGCAGCAGTGAGCCAGTGGCAGCTGCAATGACGAGATGGTTTTGAGATGTTGGGGTTGCAAATGTGTGAGTAGCTGTGCAAATTCATCTTGAGTATCGACCACAATAGTCGTCCATATGTGCATCGTTTTATAATAAAAAAGATATTGGATGCTGAGTTGCAGCaattctctctgtcctccgaAATGCAAGGCCGTGGTGTCACACACATGGGATCAGAGAAACTAGGTTGGAGTGCAGCGCTGGTGACGAAAATGGTGTTATCGCGGATGACCTTCCGCAGCTGGTCGCCGGTGTTGcatttctcctgtctctaactgccgaggaaggcgaatGCCAGATGGCGGAGCCGGAGTACGTTGATTGCCACCAAGAAGCGACTTCTGCAGGCTGAGCTCGCAGCCATTGGTGAGAGGGATCAGGCCGCCGCTATGGTTGTGACCAGCGAACACTGTGTAACAATGAAGGGCACCCTCTCTAGTCTGCTCGCCTTTTACTAATACCACATTAGTCACAGCGGTTCTAAGAGCAACCTATTGCGCCTCACTTGCAGAAATCGGCAGTAAGGAGTGCTGACATTGTGAGAGGGGTCGTGGAAAGGTTACACTCTTGTAGAAGAAGATGAGCAGCCAGAGGTAGGAGCCGTCTCACCCTTCGTGACAGAATAAATGCCGAGCGGAGGAAGGGGGACTACTCCATCGCTTCTGGAATATCTGCGGGGACAATTTTGGTGGAAAGCGGATATGCCCACCTCCCGTCTTGGTGAACGGAGTACTGTGCTGGGAGGGCCGGCTCGTGTGGTATTGCTTCCGGCATATCGGTATAACACTTATGTAGCCAATGATTGGTGGCACAGCGGTGGGCATTGTTATCCTAAGGGGCTGCCATAAGCTAGTTCGAGTAATTTGACGCCGGAAGGCTTGCCCCGGCGAACTCGATGACAACGAATCCACGACGTAGGAATCGCGACCATTCATTTGTCACCAACCGTTAGTGACTGGTAAATATGAAATCACTCAATGTGTTCCCGCAGAAGAGCAAATCCTCGAAGAAAACGCTGCCTATCATTCTTGTCGGAATTCTCAGTTGTCGCCGTATTCAGTCGCCGTGTGTATGTTGACACCGCCGACATCCATGGTGTCGTATTGGTCACTGGTTGAAATAGGGTGCACCACCTCGTGTATTTGATTATTTTCTTTGTTGCTAAGGCCTAGCCACTGGCAGTAAGGATGACGTTCTAGACTTTCTTACTTGTGCAGGGATGAAAGAGTCTGCAGCAGTTCCTCTCATAGCTCCGCTGCATGATGGTCATTGTCTCTCGCCGCAGAATTGCACAGTGAAACACTGGACCAATTGTAAACGGTGGACTAGCAGTGTTGGTGTCGGCTCCAGTGCTCACATTTCATGATagaagaggcggaggcagGCGTGCATTTCTTGGCCAAGAGGATGTGTACGCTGATTGGGGCACGGTTGCTGGGGGAAGGGGTGCTCTAGACGCTgtagaggggaagagaaccGTAGGAGATGGCAGGACGCAATGCGTCGCGTGCTGCTTGATGGGGTAGCATCGCGTCTGTTCAGCTGGGCGCATGTCACGTCTCTCCGCGATTTGCAACCGATGACGCGCGACGGGTTCCAGTTGTGCCACTTGTGTTCACGGGCGTGCGTATGTTTCAGAAGATTTTAACGGACCCTTGATAAAATTCTGAGAATAAGAGTGAGGGACATTCTGACTCTCCTCACGTATACTGAATGTGAGACTGCTTACCGGCAACGAATGTGAATGTTAACACCCGGTAGTACTGCACCTTCAGGTGTTCCGTTCTTCCGTGTTGCACTCTCCTTCCTGCTAACaattccttctctcgttttttgaTCTTTTGACGGTTCGTGTTGATATCCGTGTAGAAGTGAAAGAGGCTGACTCGCCTTACGGATATTTCTCGTgatctgtttcctcttcattCTCGTCTGATGCGAAAATTTCGTTTTATCATACAACAATTGCCAGTCGCGTCTGGGGGAGCTCCGTTTGGCTATTGTTGGGCACGCCTCACACCTGCCACGAAAATTAAAATGTGTGGTGGGAATCAGGAAACTGTAGCTTGCGGTTCCAGTTGGCTCAGGTCATCCCTCGTCTACCTTCAGCTAGTACCTGTGATTGTTCCAaagtcttttcttctccagccgTTACTCTTGGATACACCAGCTGTGTGCGCCATGTGTGGGTGTTCGACGATGAATCCAGCTAGGGAGGGGAACACCAGCGGCTAGAAAATGTAGGAACACAGATGAGCCGGAACGGAGCTAAATCAGATGCTTGATGAAGAAAGGGTGTTCTTGGAGAGAAGTCTTCCAACCTTACACCTAATTCCACAGAGTTCCTGAGTGGAGACCGATATCGCGTCCGGTGGGTTTTTGCTTTAAGAACAAACAAGGGCCGGGTGCCCGAAAAGATTGCTCGCCAAGCTCGCGTAGAAGAGAAGGGTCTGAGTTATCATGAAGGTCTGGCAGCAGACATCA encodes the following:
- a CDS encoding hypothetical protein (encoded by transcript TGME49_298070), with translation MQGRGVTHMGSEKLVCSPFTNTTLVTAVLRATYCASLAEIGSLATGSKDDVLDFLTCAGMKESAAVPLIAPLHDGHCLSPQNCTVKHWTNCKRWTSSVGVGSSAHIS